The Fibrobacter sp. UWB5 genome has a window encoding:
- the nth gene encoding endonuclease III, with protein MNKKEKIKFISETLDELLPNPPIPLDYSDPYTLLVAVVLSAQCTDLRVNQVTKELYKKAKTPKAMVKLGVEKITEIIKPCGLSTTKGKNIFNLSKVLVEKYNSVVPQTFEELEALPGVGHKTASVMMIHAFNVPAFPVDTHIHRLAKRWGLSDGSSVEQTEKDLKKIFPENEWEKRHLQIILFGRTYCKALGHKPEQCPICSVIGCKQ; from the coding sequence GTGAATAAAAAAGAAAAAATCAAGTTCATCAGCGAAACGCTCGACGAGTTGCTTCCGAACCCGCCGATTCCACTTGATTACTCCGATCCTTACACACTCCTGGTCGCGGTCGTTTTGAGCGCACAATGCACCGACCTCCGCGTAAACCAGGTGACCAAGGAACTTTACAAGAAAGCCAAAACGCCCAAGGCTATGGTGAAACTCGGCGTCGAGAAAATCACCGAAATCATCAAGCCCTGCGGTCTTTCAACCACCAAGGGCAAGAACATTTTCAATCTGTCCAAGGTTCTTGTTGAAAAATACAACAGTGTGGTTCCGCAGACCTTCGAAGAACTTGAAGCGCTCCCCGGCGTAGGCCACAAGACAGCCAGCGTTATGATGATTCACGCGTTCAATGTTCCCGCCTTCCCGGTGGACACGCACATTCATCGTCTTGCCAAGCGCTGGGGACTTTCCGACGGTTCCTCTGTAGAGCAAACCGAAAAAGACCTCAAGAAAATCTTCCCCGAAAATGAATGGGAAAAGCGTCACCTTCAAATCATTCTGTTCGGGCGCACTTACTGCAAGGCCCTCGGCCACAAGCCCGAGCAATGTCCCATTTGCAGCGTTATCGGCTGCAAGCAGTAA
- a CDS encoding glycoside hydrolase family 30 beta sandwich domain-containing protein, producing MMKKLSTAALAAATIASAASITVDPTATKQEIVGFGGASVYYQSWITALADKNKEALFDTAFTGLNLSLLRVGNWLQADTAKVSQDDIAIVQAAKQRLGNHVKIEMSSWSAPGNLKPSGSVNGKDGSSSADNSLKKVSGDAYGAYAYSDFAAWWKKSLETYKAAGITPDYISLQNEPDMNADYEETLFDPTETDTAAGYKEALNAVYDAVKGTTKILGPEPLGIGYSNFEKYAKELDDNKLDGYAYHLYHAGDGNDNSGNNYLAPENYRKAMKAIGTTYGGKGKPIIMTEFCNMLDKTREEDMVGLAHIMQVGFTDGQLGGYIAWQLFWGEGRGQLIGVCTEGWGSCKKDEIVIGPEYHAMRHYSKFVNPGWKAISATTAENDLKTVAFASPSGDSVSVIIINTGKTAIQLDAPAISNMNVATAVQSKENGFKSKNITLASCYMLPARSVTTLVLTKTAAAPTVAVCQDETTDPNYSEPVITPSADVVILDYSKTTDVSTWQAMSDNLGAVTYEAGELDGITGYVNVPLAGCEQADCGYKSQLVNISEEGAAALANCSELVITMRSQDNSNAYVNVGAANGGSWVDYQYGRTAAAGKWSETTVDLEKEGDNGSTALHFNSDATGIYIAKIMATGCTSAGITKAPKFAVNDRFAPAKVFDLNGNLVWSGLKGQALNADGTLRLDLRQGMYLVKTKSSTVKAIKK from the coding sequence ATGATGAAAAAACTTTCTACTGCAGCCCTCGCGGCAGCCACAATCGCTTCTGCAGCAAGTATCACCGTCGACCCGACCGCAACCAAGCAAGAAATTGTCGGTTTCGGCGGCGCTTCCGTTTATTACCAGAGCTGGATTACGGCACTTGCCGACAAAAACAAGGAAGCCCTTTTTGACACCGCCTTCACTGGCTTGAACCTTTCTCTTTTGCGCGTGGGCAACTGGCTCCAGGCCGATACCGCCAAGGTAAGCCAAGACGACATCGCCATCGTGCAGGCAGCCAAGCAGCGCCTCGGCAACCACGTGAAGATCGAAATGTCCAGCTGGTCTGCACCGGGCAACCTCAAGCCGAGCGGCAGCGTGAACGGTAAGGATGGTTCAAGTTCGGCCGACAACTCCCTGAAAAAAGTCAGTGGCGACGCCTATGGTGCTTACGCCTACAGTGACTTTGCCGCCTGGTGGAAAAAAAGCCTCGAAACCTACAAGGCTGCGGGTATCACACCGGACTACATCAGCCTTCAGAACGAACCGGACATGAATGCCGACTACGAAGAAACCCTGTTCGACCCCACCGAAACAGACACAGCGGCCGGCTACAAAGAAGCTTTGAATGCAGTCTATGACGCCGTGAAGGGCACTACCAAAATTTTGGGCCCCGAGCCGCTCGGTATTGGCTACAGCAACTTCGAAAAGTACGCCAAGGAACTCGACGACAACAAGCTGGACGGCTACGCCTACCACCTGTATCACGCCGGTGACGGCAACGACAACTCCGGCAACAACTACCTCGCTCCCGAAAACTACCGCAAGGCCATGAAGGCTATCGGTACCACTTACGGCGGCAAAGGCAAGCCGATTATCATGACCGAGTTCTGCAACATGCTCGACAAGACTCGCGAAGAAGACATGGTGGGTCTCGCCCACATTATGCAGGTCGGCTTTACCGACGGTCAGCTCGGTGGCTACATCGCCTGGCAGCTCTTCTGGGGCGAAGGCCGCGGCCAGCTTATCGGCGTTTGCACCGAAGGCTGGGGCAGCTGCAAAAAAGACGAAATCGTCATTGGCCCTGAATACCACGCCATGCGTCATTACTCCAAGTTCGTGAATCCGGGCTGGAAGGCCATCTCTGCCACCACCGCCGAAAACGACCTCAAGACAGTCGCTTTCGCAAGCCCCTCCGGCGACTCCGTTTCCGTGATCATCATCAACACTGGCAAGACCGCCATTCAGCTTGACGCTCCGGCAATCAGCAACATGAATGTCGCAACCGCAGTACAGTCCAAGGAAAACGGCTTCAAGAGCAAGAACATCACGCTCGCTAGCTGCTACATGCTCCCCGCACGCTCGGTGACGACGCTTGTTCTCACCAAGACCGCTGCCGCCCCGACCGTCGCCGTCTGCCAAGACGAAACGACCGACCCGAACTACTCTGAACCGGTCATCACCCCGTCTGCAGATGTCGTCATTCTCGACTACTCCAAGACCACCGACGTTTCCACCTGGCAGGCCATGAGCGACAACCTCGGCGCCGTCACCTACGAAGCCGGCGAACTCGATGGCATTACCGGTTATGTAAACGTTCCGCTCGCCGGTTGCGAACAGGCCGATTGCGGTTACAAGAGCCAGCTCGTGAACATCAGCGAAGAAGGTGCCGCCGCACTGGCTAACTGCTCTGAACTGGTGATCACCATGCGCAGCCAGGACAATTCCAACGCCTACGTGAACGTGGGTGCCGCAAACGGTGGCAGCTGGGTCGACTACCAGTACGGCCGCACCGCCGCCGCAGGCAAGTGGAGCGAAACCACCGTTGATCTCGAAAAGGAAGGCGACAACGGCTCTACCGCCCTGCACTTCAACAGCGACGCAACCGGAATCTACATTGCAAAGATTATGGCTACGGGCTGCACCTCGGCCGGTATCACGAAGGCTCCGAAGTTCGCCGTCAATGACCGCTTCGCCCCGGCGAAAGTCTTCGACCTGAACGGCAATCTCGTGTGGAGCGGCCTCAAGGGCCAGGCTCTGAACGCCGACGGCACGCTGCGCCTCGACCTCCGTCAGGGCATGTACCTCGTAAAGACCAAGTCCTCGACCGTAAAGGCCATCAAGAAATAA
- the cysE gene encoding serine O-acetyltransferase — MNVEEIEQKIRCEAEKLVHDEPLSVLMITEQILNSKNFAAMLSVTLSCQLAGEVIDRTELEKVFGILYLKYPELVTCAGKDLYATVLRDPACTSFLEPLLFFKGFQGLQAYRAAHALWLEGRSFPAKMLQSIISRKFGMDIHPAAKIGHGLLIDHATNIVIGETAVVGNNVSFLHGVTLGGTGNEVGDRHPKIGNGVMLGAHAQLLGNIHIGDGAKIGAGAVVVSDVPAHTTYAGVPAVQVGKPHDEMPSFNMQQDFTRDCE; from the coding sequence ATGAACGTCGAAGAGATAGAACAGAAAATCCGCTGCGAAGCCGAAAAATTGGTTCACGACGAACCGCTTTCGGTGCTGATGATTACGGAACAAATTCTTAACAGCAAGAATTTTGCCGCGATGCTTTCGGTCACTCTTTCGTGTCAGCTTGCAGGTGAGGTTATTGACCGCACCGAACTTGAAAAGGTCTTCGGAATTCTTTATCTCAAGTATCCTGAACTGGTCACTTGCGCAGGCAAGGACTTGTACGCTACAGTCCTTCGTGACCCGGCTTGTACGAGTTTTTTGGAACCGCTTCTGTTCTTCAAAGGTTTCCAGGGCCTGCAGGCTTACCGCGCCGCTCACGCCTTGTGGCTTGAAGGTCGTTCGTTCCCGGCCAAGATGCTCCAAAGCATCATCAGCCGCAAGTTCGGCATGGACATTCATCCGGCCGCCAAAATCGGTCACGGTCTCTTGATTGACCACGCCACCAACATTGTCATCGGTGAAACCGCCGTAGTCGGCAACAACGTCAGTTTCTTGCACGGCGTGACCCTCGGCGGTACCGGTAACGAAGTCGGCGACCGTCATCCGAAAATCGGAAACGGAGTGATGCTCGGTGCCCACGCCCAGTTGCTCGGCAACATTCACATTGGCGACGGCGCAAAAATCGGCGCAGGCGCTGTGGTGGTGAGCGACGTTCCGGCACACACGACTTACGCAGGCGTCCCCGCCGTACAAGTCGGTAAGCCGCACGACGAAATGCCCAGCTTTAACATGCAGCAAGACTTCACACGCGACTGTGAATAA